The Deinococcota bacterium genome includes the window ACCGTCAACCGTCTCCAGGCCGTGGCCGCCGAGATGACCGGCTTCGAGGCCGGGCTCTTCATGCCGTCGGGCACCATGACCAACCAGACCGCGCTGGCCGCGCACACCCGGCGCGGCGAAGAGGTGATCGCGCCCGCGGGCGCGCACATCTACGAGTATGAGCTGGGCTCGATGGCGGTGCTGGCCGGCCTGATGCCGCGCCTCGTGCCCGCGCCCCTGGGCGTGCCGGAGGTCAGGGACATCAAAGCGGCGATTCACCGCGGCGTCCACCAGGCGCCGACGGGCTTGATCAGCCTCGAGAACAGCCACAACAAGGCGGGCGGGACGGTGGTGCCACTGGCGCGCACGCGCGAGATCGCCGAACTCGCCCGCGCCGAGGGCCTGCCCTTTCACCTGGACGGCGCCAGGGCCTTCAATGCGGCGGCCGCCTTGGCTGTCTCCATCGCCGAGCTGTGCCGGGGCTTCGACTCGGTCTCCATCTGCCTCTCCAAGGGCTTGGCGGCGCCGGTCGGCTCGGTGCTCTTGGGCTCAAAGGACTTTATCGCCCAGGCGCACCGCTACCGCAAGATGTTCGGCGGCGGCATGCGCCAGGCGGGTATCCTGGCGGCGGCGGGCGTGGTGGCCCTGGAGACGATGACGGAGCGCCTGAGGGACGACCAAGCTCGAGCGAGGGTTCTGGCCGAGGGGCTCGGCAAGATGGACGGCGTCGAGGTGGACCTGAAGACGGTGCAGACCAACATGGTCTACCTGTCGGTGATCGACGCGCCGGCGCTGGCTAAGGGGCTGGCGGCGCGCGGCGTGCGGGTCGGCGCCCTGGACGCGCACACCGTCCGGCTGGTCACCCACTACCAGGTGGGTGACGAGGACATCGCGCGCGTGCTCGCCGAGATGGAGGTCGTGCTCGAGCGCAGCCAGACCCTGAGCGCCCAGACCTCGAGCGCCCAGACCCTGGGGGGCTAGGTGAAGCGGGCCTTTCTCCTCGCCTACCCCGCCGGGCACTCGCTCAGCCCGGCTATGCACAACGCCGCCTTCGCGCACCTGGGCCTCGCGGCGCGTTATGAGGCGCTCGAGGTGCGGCCCGAGGCGTTGGCCCTCGTCGCTGCCACCTTGCGCAGCGACGAGGTCCTGGGCGCGAACGTCACCATTCCTCACAAAGAGGCGGTCATCCCCTTTCTGGACGGGGTGGACGAGACGGCGGCGCGTATCGGCGCGGTCAACACCGTGGTGAACCGGGGCGGGCGGCTCACCGGCTACAACACCGACGCGCCGGGCTTCGGGCGCGCTTTGGCGGAGGCGGGCTTGGCGCTCCAGGGGCGCCGCGCCCTGCTGCTCGGCGCGGGCGGCTCGGCGCGGGCGGTCGGCTATGCGCTCTTGAGGGCGGGGGTGTCCTGTCTGGGCGTCTACAACCGCAGCGCCGAGCGGGCTGAGGCGCTTGCTGGCGACTTCGCCGCGCTGGGGCCGGTTCATGCGCTCGAGGCGGGTGCGCTCGAGGGGGCCGTTCTAGCGGCCGACCTGCTCATCAACACCACCGCGGTCGGCATGGTGCGCGCTAGCCGGGACCCGGACGCCTCGCCGCTGCCGCCGGGCGTCCTGCCCGAGCGCGGCTTCGTCTGCGACCTCGTCTACCGGCCAGCCAAGACCCGTCTCTTGCGTGAAGCCGAGGAGGCGGGGTTGAGGACGCAGAACGGCCTGCCCATGCTCGTCTACCAGGGCGCCGAGGCCTTTGGGCGGTGGACGGGGCGGGAGCCGCCCGTGGCGGTCATGATGGCGGCGGCTCTGACGGCTCTGGAGGCCGCTCCTTAGCTTCAGGCGCGGGGCTCTCCGGCAGAGGTTCCGGCAGAGGTTCCGGCAGAGGCTCCGGCAGAGGCTCCGGCGGGGGCGCGTCCTCCCGGCTGATGAAGTCGAGCGGGACGCCGAGCCCGTCGGCCTTGGTGGAGATCAAAAAGACGTGGTCGCCCGCCTCGAGCACGGTCTGGCCGCGCGGCGGGATCAGCTCACCGCTCCGGTAGATGGCCAAAAAGCCGTTGCCGTTAGCGGAACGCCAAGCGCGAGGTAAGAGACGCCGCGCCGGGACTTCTCAATGGGCCTCCTTCGCGGCCGCGCGGGAACGGAAGTCGAGGATCATCGAATAGATGAAGTAGTAAGCGGGGTAGAGGAGCGAAACGAAGAGCACGGCCCGCTGCACGGGTCCGGGTTCCCAAAAGAGCGCCAGGAGGCAGAGCGCGCTCCAGACGAGCGCTAGGACGTAGTTGACGGGCCGGTGGCGCGGCAACCGGGTGAGATAGAGGTAGCGCAACGGCACGAAGACCATGAGCGCTAAGCCCAAGACGATCAGCGTGTTCAAGAGGGGCGGCGTCTCGAACAGGTAGAGGTAGAAGACGACGATGTTCCAGTAGCTCGGAAAGCCCAGGAAGAAGCCCTCGGCGTCGAGCTTGGCGCTGGTGCGCGAAAAGCCGAAGGCGCTCGCGAACATGGCCAAGGCGGCAAAGGCCGCCGCGGGCGGGGCGAGCAGGCCCGTCTCGAGCGCGAACAGCATCGGCAAGAAGACGTAGCTCACGTAGTCGATGATGTCGTCTAGGCGCCTTCCGTCGATGCTGGGCGCGGTCTCCTTGACCTTGAGTTTGCGGGCCAGGCTGCCGTCGGTCGCGTCGATGATCACGGTGACGGCCATCATGAGGAGCGCCCAGGTGTAGCGGCCCTGCAAGATGAGCTGCGCGCTCAGCGCGATGAAAAAGACCGTGGACGCGGTATAGATGTGGGCGACGTAGCCCCGGCGCGCGTTGGCTCCTTGGAGAGCGCGCTGGCGTTTGGAGGTTGGGCGGCTCACCGCACCATTCTAAGGGCAAAGCGGCACAGGCTTGGTGCCGCTTTGCCCCTTCGGCGCGCCCGCGCGGGACTGGTCTTGCCCCACGGGCTGCGCTAAGCTGGGGTCGATGCGCTTGGCCATCATTTCGGATATTCACGGCAACCTCCACGCCCTCGAGGCGGTCTTGAGGGACCTGCGCTCGCAGGGCGCCGACGAGTTCGTCGTCAACGGCGACATGGTCAACCGCGGCCCCAACAACGTGGCGGTCTTGGAGCGTCTGCTCGCCGAGGGCTGCGTCCTGACGCTCGGCAACCACGACGACCTGATCCGCAAGTGGGTCGAGCGCGACGGCGACCTTCCCGCGGCCTGGTTCGAGGACCCCTTCTGGGAGGGCACGGCCTGGGTGGCCAGGCAGCTCGAGGAGGCGGGTTGCATCGCCGCCCTGCGCGACCTGCCGATGACGCACAAGGTAACCGTCACGGGCGCGCCTACCCTGCTCATCTCCCACGGCAGCCCCCGGCACTACCGCGAGGGCTACGGCAAGTTCTTGAGCGACGCCGACATCGCCGAGATCGTACAGAACCATCCGGCCGACATCCTCATCGGCTCGCACACCCACCGCGCGATGGTCCGGCGGTGGGCGGACTACCGCGTCCTCAACACCGGCGCGGTCGGCGCGCCCTTCAACGGCGACCCCAGAGCGCAGTATCTGCTTATGACTCTGAGCGGGGGTGACTGGCAGGCCGACTTCCGGGCGGTGAGCTACGACCGTGAGGGGGCGCTGGCGGCCTTCGAGGGTCTGGGCTACCTGCCCGCCGGCGAGCTCAGCGCGCACATCTTCAGGGAGGAACTGCGCCTGGCCAAGCCCCTCTACGCGCCCTTTTGGATGTGGACGGAAGCCGCGGCGCGGTCGCGGACCTGGCAGAGCTGGCGCGCCTTTTGCCGGCAAGCCCCCGATCGCTTTGACTGGTAATTTTTGCATCCCAAGGGTTTCACCATAACGAAAGCTTTCGTTGAGGAAGCTCGCGGCTACCCGGGGCTCTTCACGGTTGCTCAGGGCGACTTTGTGGCGAGGCATATTGTCAGCTTCGGGCCGGGAGCGTTTGCTTGATACTTGAAAGGGTTTGGCTGAACAACCCGCTTGGCTAGCTGCCACAGGATCATCTGCTCGTCTGATCGTTTGGTGGTTTAGTCTCAGCGCGTGTTTGGAGGCTGGGTTCTCCAAGCGCAAGCCGTGGTCCGAAAGGAGGCCAGATATGCCTACCGCGATTGCCATCTTCGACGACTCGAGCAGCCTGCAGCGGGCGCTCGACGACTTGCACTCGAGCGGAATCGCCAGTGACAGGATTCGCGTCGTCGAGGGCGCGGAAAGAGGAGCCCAAGGCGCATCAGCCGACGAGGCGGTGGGTGAGGACGGGATTACCGGCCGGGGAGCGTTGCCCGGGGGGACGCCTATGGCGACTTCGGTCGGCGTCGGACCTTATGTCGCGCCGGGAAGCAGTAGCGGCACACCCATGCCCGCGGCGGTAGCGGGCAGCCTCGGCGACTCCCTGAGCGGATTCGATGTCGACGGGGACGAGGCGCGCTACTTTGGCGACAGCCTGGATGAAGACAGCCACCTCCTCGCCGTCAAGGTAACCGGTGACGAAGATGCCAGGCGCGTCTACGACATCTTCCGCACCGCAGGCGCCAACCGCTCGAACGAGCCCGGCCGCTAGCTCATGAGGCCGTCATCTCCGGAAGCCTGTCAGGCCAGGCAATGAGGCTGTCCGGCGCCCAGTTCTTCTGATGTCACCCGTCTGATGTCACCCGGCCTCGTCAGCGTCAAGC containing:
- a CDS encoding shikimate dehydrogenase, with protein sequence MKRAFLLAYPAGHSLSPAMHNAAFAHLGLAARYEALEVRPEALALVAATLRSDEVLGANVTIPHKEAVIPFLDGVDETAARIGAVNTVVNRGGRLTGYNTDAPGFGRALAEAGLALQGRRALLLGAGGSARAVGYALLRAGVSCLGVYNRSAERAEALAGDFAALGPVHALEAGALEGAVLAADLLINTTAVGMVRASRDPDASPLPPGVLPERGFVCDLVYRPAKTRLLREAEEAGLRTQNGLPMLVYQGAEAFGRWTGREPPVAVMMAAALTALEAAP
- a CDS encoding aminotransferase class I/II-fold pyridoxal phosphate-dependent enzyme encodes the protein TVNRLQAVAAEMTGFEAGLFMPSGTMTNQTALAAHTRRGEEVIAPAGAHIYEYELGSMAVLAGLMPRLVPAPLGVPEVRDIKAAIHRGVHQAPTGLISLENSHNKAGGTVVPLARTREIAELARAEGLPFHLDGARAFNAAAALAVSIAELCRGFDSVSICLSKGLAAPVGSVLLGSKDFIAQAHRYRKMFGGGMRQAGILAAAGVVALETMTERLRDDQARARVLAEGLGKMDGVEVDLKTVQTNMVYLSVIDAPALAKGLAARGVRVGALDAHTVRLVTHYQVGDEDIARVLAEMEVVLERSQTLSAQTSSAQTLGG
- a CDS encoding metallophosphoesterase, with the translated sequence MRLAIISDIHGNLHALEAVLRDLRSQGADEFVVNGDMVNRGPNNVAVLERLLAEGCVLTLGNHDDLIRKWVERDGDLPAAWFEDPFWEGTAWVARQLEEAGCIAALRDLPMTHKVTVTGAPTLLISHGSPRHYREGYGKFLSDADIAEIVQNHPADILIGSHTHRAMVRRWADYRVLNTGAVGAPFNGDPRAQYLLMTLSGGDWQADFRAVSYDREGALAAFEGLGYLPAGELSAHIFREELRLAKPLYAPFWMWTEAAARSRTWQSWRAFCRQAPDRFDW
- a CDS encoding CDP-alcohol phosphatidyltransferase family protein, translating into MSRPTSKRQRALQGANARRGYVAHIYTASTVFFIALSAQLILQGRYTWALLMMAVTVIIDATDGSLARKLKVKETAPSIDGRRLDDIIDYVSYVFLPMLFALETGLLAPPAAAFAALAMFASAFGFSRTSAKLDAEGFFLGFPSYWNIVVFYLYLFETPPLLNTLIVLGLALMVFVPLRYLYLTRLPRHRPVNYVLALVWSALCLLALFWEPGPVQRAVLFVSLLYPAYYFIYSMILDFRSRAAAKEAH